In Calonectris borealis chromosome 8, bCalBor7.hap1.2, whole genome shotgun sequence, a single genomic region encodes these proteins:
- the CTH gene encoding cystathionine gamma-lyase — MERGGARGFLPPFAHFATQAIHAGQEPEQWRSAAVVPPISLSTTFRQRAPGQHAGYEYSRSGNPTRNCLEKAVAALDGAKYCLAYASGLAATLNITHLLKAGDTIICMDDVYGGTNRYFRKVAMKMGLNVVFVDCTKMEYLEAAITPETKLVWIETPTNPTLKVIDIQACADVVHKHKDVLLVVDNTFMSAYFQRPLSLGADICMYSATKYMNGHSDVVMGLVSVNCDDLYERLKFLQNSLGAVPSPFDCYLCNRGLKTLQIRMKQHFQNAIAVARFLESDSRVEKVIFPGLPSHPQHELIKRQCTGCPGMITFYIKGNLEHAATFLKNLKVFALAESLGGYESLAEHPAIMTHSSVPEEDREALGISDTLVRLSVGLEDEEDLLEDLDQALTAAFADHKA; from the exons ATGGagcgcggaggggcgcggggctTCCTGCCGCCCTTCGCGCACTTTGCCACGCAGGCCATCCACGCCGGGCAGGAGCCCGAGCAGTGGCGCTCGGCCGCCGTGGTGCCCCCCATCTCCCTCTCCACCACCTTCAGGCAGCGGGCCCCCGGGCAGCACGCG GGTTATGAATACAGCCGGAGTGGAAACCCTACCCGGAATTGCCTGGAGAAGGCTGTGGCAGCGCTAGATGGAGCTAAATACT GTTTAGCTTATGCTTCTGGCTTAGCTGCTACTTTGAATATTACTCACCTGTTAAAGGCAGGGGATACGATTATCTGCATGGATGATGTCTATGGAG gcaCAAACAGATACTTCAGGAAAGTAGCCATGAAAATGGGTTTGAATGTAGTTTTTGTTGACTGCACAAAAATGGAATACCTGGAAGCTGCAATTACGCCAGAGACCAAG CTCGTGTGGATTGAAACGCCCACAAACCCCACGCTGAAGGTCATCGACATTCAGGCCTGTGCAGATGTAGTACATAAGCATAAAGATGTTCTTCTAGTGGTAGACAACACTTTTATGTCTGCGTATTTCCAG cGTCCTTTATCTCTGGGGGCTGATATTTGTATGTATTCTGCAACCAAATACATGAACG GGCACAGTGATGTTGTAATGGGACTTGTTTCAGTAAACTGTGATGATCTCTATGAAAGACTCAAATTCTTACAAAACT CTCTCGGAGCTGTTCCGTCTCCCTTTGACTGTTACCTGTGCAATCGTGGTTTGAAGACATTACAAATCCGGATGAAACAACATTTCCAGAACGCAATAGCTGTTGCTCGATTTCTTGAGTCAGATTCCCGGGTGGAGAAAGTAATTTTCCCAG GCTTGCCTTCACACCCTCAGCATGAGTTGATCAAGCGGCAGTGTACTGGCTGTCCTGGGATGATAACCTTTTACATTAAAGGAAATCTCGAACATGCTGCTACCTTTCtcaagaatttaaag GTTTTTGCACTGGCTGAGAGTCTGGGAGGATATGAAAGTCTAGCAGAGCATCC ggcCATCATGACTCACTCTTCAGTGCCTGAAGAAGATAGAGAAGCTCTTGGAATCAGTGATACATTAGTTCGTCTGTCAGTTGGTTTGGAAGATGAAGAAGATTTACTGGAAGACCTAGACCAAGCTCTGACAGCTGCG TTTGCAGACCATAAGGCTTGA